A single region of the Anomaloglossus baeobatrachus isolate aAnoBae1 chromosome 2, aAnoBae1.hap1, whole genome shotgun sequence genome encodes:
- the TMTC4 gene encoding protein O-mannosyl-transferase TMTC4 isoform X3, whose translation MHDIFVYGTLKKGQPNYHIMTDPNHGKAVFKGIGRTIDKYPLVIAHKANIPFLLNIPGKGHHIAGEIYSVDDQMLQFLDEFESCPDMYQRTIKRIEILEWGGKDDSPEGRAAANTIECFVYSTTSYLPEWLNLPYLDCYDSYGTHGLRYINRLDR comes from the coding sequence ATGCACGATATCTTTGTGTATGGAACCCTTAAGAAGGGACAACCAAACTATCACATTATGACAGATCCAAACCATGGAAAAGCTGTATTTAAAGGCATAGGAAGAACAATAGATAAGTATCCACTGGTGATAGCTCACAAAGCAAATATACCATTCCTTCTGAATATTCCAGGAAAAGGCCACCATATTGCTGGAGAAATATATTCAGTTGATGACCAGATGCTACAATTCCTGGATGAATTTGAAAGCTGTCCAGACATGTACCAACGCACTATTAAGAGGATTGAAATATTGGAGTGGGGTGGTAAAGATGATTCACCTGAGGGGAGAGCAGCTGCTAACACCATAGAGTGTTTTGTCTACAGCACTACAAGTTACCTGCCGGAGTGGCTCAATCTCCCGTACCTTGACTGTTATGATTCCTATGGGACACACGGCCTTCGTTATATTAATCGTCTGGACAGATAA
- the TMTC4 gene encoding protein O-mannosyl-transferase TMTC4 isoform X2, which yields MAERKMHDIFVYGTLKKGQPNYHIMTDPNHGKAVFKGIGRTIDKYPLVIAHKANIPFLLNIPGKGHHIAGEIYSVDDQMLQFLDEFESCPDMYQRTIKRIEILEWGGKDDSPEGRAAANTIECFVYSTTSYLPEWLNLPYLDCYDSYGTHGLRYINRLDR from the coding sequence AAAGGAAAATGCACGATATCTTTGTGTATGGAACCCTTAAGAAGGGACAACCAAACTATCACATTATGACAGATCCAAACCATGGAAAAGCTGTATTTAAAGGCATAGGAAGAACAATAGATAAGTATCCACTGGTGATAGCTCACAAAGCAAATATACCATTCCTTCTGAATATTCCAGGAAAAGGCCACCATATTGCTGGAGAAATATATTCAGTTGATGACCAGATGCTACAATTCCTGGATGAATTTGAAAGCTGTCCAGACATGTACCAACGCACTATTAAGAGGATTGAAATATTGGAGTGGGGTGGTAAAGATGATTCACCTGAGGGGAGAGCAGCTGCTAACACCATAGAGTGTTTTGTCTACAGCACTACAAGTTACCTGCCGGAGTGGCTCAATCTCCCGTACCTTGACTGTTATGATTCCTATGGGACACACGGCCTTCGTTATATTAATCGTCTGGACAGATAA